GATCGCGAGCTCCTCGATCGCGGCCGGCGCGATGGGGCGTCCCTCGCCGTCGACGGTGACGATGACGACGGCGTCCGCGAGGTCGTGCTGGCGGACGCGTTCCCGAACGCGGTCGACCCCCTCGTCGGCCGCGAGTTCCACGTCGACGAAGACGAACTCGCGCGTCGAGTCGAGCCCGCGGCGACTGATTCCGACCCCGTCGTCCGCGAAGTCGACGAGGTTGTAGCCCCGGTCCTCGCGTTCACTGGCGCTCGCGCGCTCGGTCGACCCGCAGTAGGTGACCCAGGTGTCCAGCACCTCCGCGGTGCCCGGGTCATGGTTGTCGCCCAGCAGGACGGCATCGAAGTCGACGGGCGACTCCGCGAGGACGGTCTCGGTGTCCCAGTCCGCGTGTGCGAAGGGCTCGAAGAGGCCGTGGCTCACGAGGGTCGCGTGATCGGCCGCGTCGGGCACCGGCTCGAACACGTACTCGAGATCGTCGCGCCGGGATCGGGGCACGAAGTCCAGCCCGTAGACGGCGACGTCGTCGACGACGACCGGGTCCGCGCCCAGCCGGGTCGCGAGTCCGAGATCCGCGAAGAGATCGAGCCACTGCGCGTCGCGTTTCGACTCGTGGTTACCGACGACGGCGAGAAAGGGAATATCCGCGTCGGCGAGCGTCCGGAGGACGTCGACGGTTCCTTGGAGGTCGACCAGACTCGGCCGGCGGTCGTGAAAGAGGTCGCCGGCGTGAATCACCGCGTCGACGTCGTCTTCGACCGCGTCGTCGACGACGTTCCGAAACCCCTCGAGAAAGTCCCGTCGTCGCTCGGGCGAGTTGTACTGCTGGTACCCGATGTGGGTATCGCCCGTGTGGAGTACCCGCGTCATTGGCCAGTCGTTGGCGAGCCCACCCTAAAGGAGTTCCGTGACCGAAGTGAAACTAAAGTGTGTAATCGAACGAGCCGTCTTCGGCCGTGAGGAACGCCTCGAGCAGGTCGATCGTGCCCGCGATGTCGTCGACGTGAGCGGTCTCGGTGACGGTGTGTAGATACCGTGTCGGAATCGAGATCGCGCCGACGGGTTTCGCGCCGGCGGTGTGTTGGAAGCCGGCGGTGTCGGTGCCGACGGCGGGCAGGATCTCGAGCTGGTAGTCGATCGCCTCCTCCTCGGCGATCGACTGGAGCCGCTCGTGGAGCTTCGGGTTGGTGATGACGCTCCCGTCCTTGAGCTTGATCGCGGTGCCGTCGCCGAGTTCGGTGACGTGCTCGCCGGCGTCGAAGCCGGGGATGTCGTTGGCGACGGTGACGTCGAGCGCGAGCGCGAGGTCGGGGTCGATGTCGACGCCGAGGGCGCGGGCACCTCGGAGGCCGA
The Natrinema salaciae genome window above contains:
- the mre11 gene encoding DNA double-strand break repair protein Mre11, whose product is MTRVLHTGDTHIGYQQYNSPERRRDFLEGFRNVVDDAVEDDVDAVIHAGDLFHDRRPSLVDLQGTVDVLRTLADADIPFLAVVGNHESKRDAQWLDLFADLGLATRLGADPVVVDDVAVYGLDFVPRSRRDDLEYVFEPVPDAADHATLVSHGLFEPFAHADWDTETVLAESPVDFDAVLLGDNHDPGTAEVLDTWVTYCGSTERASASEREDRGYNLVDFADDGVGISRRGLDSTREFVFVDVELAADEGVDRVRERVRQHDLADAVVIVTVDGEGRPIAPAAIEELAIDRGALVARVNDRRDLPDEDDDVSVSFADPDDAVRERVRELGLSEAALEIDETVRSGDLADANVRESVERRVRDLLEDGESAFEPAPEREPGDEDVTTVADQLAAESDSATDAAADGDGAADPDTTASAADANTDTDVATDADTGAADDAGDEPADADTASLGDFA